Genomic segment of Drosophila ananassae strain 14024-0371.13 chromosome 2L, ASM1763931v2, whole genome shotgun sequence:
CTTGGAGGAGCAGGTCGACAGGTAGGTAAATTggactttaaaaaaatatatatatttaaaacgtCCATTTGATTTCAGACTGGAGCGCTGCAAGACCCGCGAAGGAGCCAACCTAGAGTATCTGAAAAATGTTATTATCAGTTATATTGTTACCCGGGATGCGGACGGCAAACGACACATGCTGAATGCCATCTCGGCGGTACTTCAACTGACCGCAGCCGAGATGCAGGCGATCAATAATGCATTCCAGAAGAAATAGCattcgttttttgtttaacattTATGTGCAACATAttcaaattatattaataaatcaaAACATGATCGTTTACTAGCTAAACCCGACCACAGGGAATTTTTCCAGGTGGGGGGCCACCACGCCGGGAAACATGGCCAGGAACTTGAAGCGTGTCCCCATTTGGGCGGCATCAGTTAACATCTGGTAGCCAGAGCGGATGATTTGCTGGTTTTCGGGCAAGGCGTGAGCAAGGAGCTGCTCCAGTCTAGCCTCGCCCTGCATGCGCTGCAGGAAGAGTCCCTGCTCTACCGGACCACAGCAGTGTATGCTTCCTCGTTTCTCGGCCGCGTGCCGAATTAACTTGAAATCCACATCTGCTGTGAGATCGGCACTGCCCGGATCCACCAGTGGGTCATGGAGTGCATGGTTCTTGAACGCCCTGAAGGTATCGGTTTTCTCGCCAAAGTGCCCGTAATCCATTATCAGAGCTATGCCACCATCCCTTTCGATGCGCTCTGCCAGGAGACCAACCTGCCTCTCTGTCTCCAAGGAGTACTCCAAGCAAGAACGCTTTTCCCCGGGAATGGGCTGAAATACTCGGGACACTGGGGTTTGCGATCGGGAGAGAACATAGCGAAAGCCGGGCTGATCCTCCTCCTTAGACGCCACGTCTATTAACACCTCCTGCCACTGGCCATCGAGCCACTGGAGCTTGTGCACTGGCAGGGCATCGAAGAACTCGTGGGCTAGAATCAGCGAGAATCCTTGCGGCACATCCTCCAGTCGACGGTGCCAGAACGCTTTCGTTCCAGATGCCGTGGTGCCTGTTTGGTAATGGGGTAACTGGGAATCTTCGGGAAGTGTCTCGTGTGTGTAGCAAAACCTTTGGGCCTGGATCTTGCTCAAAAAGGGACTAACTTCCACCATGTGTATGGATAACTCTGCGCCCAGTTTGAATTTCGAGAGCACTTTCAGCACATCTCTGGCAAGAGTGCCACGGCCAGGTCCCAGTTCCACGAGTTGAAAGGGCGATGGACTGCCCATTTTGCGCCACTCGCTGACCAGCCATACCCCCACGAGCTGCAAGGAGAACAGATTATAACATGCATTCCTGTATTGTACGTCGAGGTAACTTACTTCTCCAAATATCTGCGATATTTCCGGCGAGGTTATGAAGTCTCCTTCGCGGCCAAAGACGTCCCGGGCCATGTAGTAACCAGCCTGAGGATTGGTCAGCACCTCACGCATGTACTCGGCCACCGAAATGGGACCCGTAGCTAAGATCTTGGCCCTCAGCTGTTTCGCTAAGCTGCCTTTGTCATTCTCTGTGGTGGATTCTGGTCGTTGCTCCTTGGAGGACTGCTCCTTAACCTTTTCCGCCTTGGGTGCACTGGTTGCAGCAAGATTGGGGCGTCGAACGGATTTGTAACTGTAGCAACGCCTGCTGGCGACCCTCAGCGCCTGCCGTAACATTTCCAACCGGCAACAAATTTCCTACAAAACCATATGGGCTGCTGATAGGCAAGGGAATAGACTAACTGATACCCTATATTTTGAGGCGATTTAGGGTGGCTCCGAATC
This window contains:
- the LOC6499536 gene encoding protein arginine methyltransferase NDUFAF7 homolog, mitochondrial; its protein translation is MLRQALRVASRRCYSYKSVRRPNLAATSAPKAEKVKEQSSKEQRPESTTENDKGSLAKQLRAKILATGPISVAEYMREVLTNPQAGYYMARDVFGREGDFITSPEISQIFGELVGVWLVSEWRKMGSPSPFQLVELGPGRGTLARDVLKVLSKFKLGAELSIHMVEVSPFLSKIQAQRFCYTHETLPEDSQLPHYQTGTTASGTKAFWHRRLEDVPQGFSLILAHEFFDALPVHKLQWLDGQWQEVLIDVASKEEDQPGFRYVLSRSQTPVSRVFQPIPGEKRSCLEYSLETERQVGLLAERIERDGGIALIMDYGHFGEKTDTFRAFKNHALHDPLVDPGSADLTADVDFKLIRHAAEKRGSIHCCGPVEQGLFLQRMQGEARLEQLLAHALPENQQIIRSGYQMLTDAAQMGTRFKFLAMFPGVVAPHLEKFPVVGFS